The Rhodamnia argentea isolate NSW1041297 chromosome 10, ASM2092103v1, whole genome shotgun sequence sequence TGCTTTGTATCTAATCCCTAGAGTTgttgaaaaagttcaaaaaaaaaatataaaaaaatcttcCACTAGTTGTAGCTTTTGTCCATATTCAGATTTGATGATGTTATGTTTTCCTCCGTCTACATTGCTTTACTGCAACTCTCTCGACCCGCTTTGTGCCCACATTCCGACCCGTGGGGAAAAGGGGGCCGCTGTGACCGGTTCATCCGAGTCGTCGCGTCTCTTCAGGACCAAAACCGGAGGAAATAAAACCCCCCGGCTCCCGAGGAGGTGACGGGAGGGTGAGACTTGCGGGTGGAGCTGGCCCGACCCGTACGAGCCGGTGAGTCCCACGCGGAGGTCACTGAATTTGGTGGGGACCAACCAGGGAGAGGGCACTGTCTTGGGCTCGCAATAGCAGCAACCATTTTGTGTCGTTGGCGGCTCGGAAAACCCTAAGTGGTCCCTACTTTTTtgtactgtttttttttttaatatacgcTAGGAACACGCAGAAGAAAGTTGCGACCATATGGCCCATGTGCCTCTCTCTCCCCTACTTTCCACACTTTAACACATCATCGCATGTGACTTGGCTCTAGGCAACGGGGAATATCATTACAGAAATTGAAGATGTGCGAAACATCTAGCCATTGCAGCAGTATCTGTTTCGCCGAAAATGTGCGGATGAAAACGCCTTTCAAAAtatggattgattgattggtgcGAATCGACAGAGAGGAGGGGTCACGACGATTCGTTTGTTGAGTTCGGACGGGAAAGTAAATGACAGAGAAAATTGAAGGTGCGGCGATCAGAGACAATCGCATCGAGCCATGTAAAAAATGCATTGAagtaaattggcaaaagaacGTGGAGTTCTTAGATTGATTCAAACTTTGAGGGGTTATCAGTCTTTGGATGAATCGATCTCACTGTGAAATCAGGAGCTAAATCATAAGGATCGGTCCTCAGTTTGAGGAACTGAAAACCAATCCACCCGGTCCTAGACCCACGCGGTAACCGAAccgaccggtccggtccggtccccgagTGGATCCAGGAAACGGatgtatctcttttttttttatccattttcctatccccccctcctccttcttAGCTTCTTCAAGATCCAACATTACCAAATTCCCTGGCACTCTTTCTATATACTGAAAACAGGTAATGGTACGATCACAGCCATTCATATCTGAAAGAACAAAAGGGTCTTACGAAAAATTCAGCCCTGAGGACCCAACCACCAGTTGGCATCCTATGCTTGACGGgataaagacaaaaaagaaattcaagcaGGAATTCCTCTAGTTAGTACTAAGCTTGTGAATCGGGAAAAAATTCATCCCCACCGACAATGCCGAAGCTAATGCAAGCTGCACAAACcatcacttgaaaaaaaaaaaactaactatTGTCTACAAATGTGGCGTACTAGAGATTGCGAATTGCCTTCTAGTGTTTTAGAGGTTCACACAAATCACACTAGACGCAGCTTCACTCATCACCTGAGAGGGAGCCGGGAAGGAGGCGTCGAGCGAGAAGGACAGAGGGAGGCGTCGTCGAGCCGCGAGGGAGAGGGAAGCAAGAGGTGCGAGCGTATGAGACTGAGCGAAGTGAAAGGCGTAGGAGCTGCGAGAGGGAGGCAGCGCGAGTGACCGAGATGGAGAGAAGTGACATGAAGAGGCGTGAGCAACGGGCGTGTGTGACCAATTCTGAGTGAGATAATAATgtgaattagggttttgaaaatttagaattgtaaaaattaaaaaaaaaaattagtccagTCGAATGGGTGGGTCCATGCCTAAAATCCGAAACCAGATACATATTcatcaattctaaattttaggaaccggaaatGCCCAAATCTAGCCGGTTCGGTATGTTCttttgctcacccttaattCAAAGGGGCTAGTTATCGTCAATACACTTGAGGTATTTATAACCCTCTCCAAACTGTTACATACGGTATTACGTGCAATGATTactgaatttgaaagaaaaaataacttcctAATCTTATTTGTGGTTGCAAAAATTTATTGTGCAATTTCCTACTATTAGGTGACATTTATCtgtaaaaaattacaaaatagccACTCGACAATTATTTCTGGAATCGATTATTTATCACCGCCCTCAAGTTCCAACACTCAGTAAAATCTACGATGACTATCAATGACTTCATCGACTAGTAAAGGTTGTCATTTGTAATAGATGTTTTGTGTTGATGACTTTATTCGTTTGTAATAGGCATACTTCACAAACTTttccgtcgagtcaaactccggttCGATTTGCATTTGTATAGTCTTGTTTGGAAACAAAAGTATTTATTTCCTTATTTATCTGAATTATTCATATCCGGAATTACCACGAAGCCTTTAACATATTTTAAGGCCGAAGAACTACTTTCGGAGAAAGATATTTTGTCCAATAAGCAGTTTGGTAAGAATAATCGACACCTTTCTGATAACGTCATCAACACCAAACGTCGGTTTTCGGTGAGAACATTTACTAGTTGTTTCGCCGGAACGACGATGTCTTTCGAGAACTACCATGAAAGTTTGACCTCACGAAACATTTAATACTAAAACTTGACTTTGTTAAGTTCAAAACAACACAATTTACGACATGAAAATAAGGTTTTCTCTTTACCCAACTTGATGCGTCACCTGCGGACAGTTGTGGTGCACGAGGTTATTTATGCCACTGGGTGTACAAAACGAGGTGAGGAACCCATAAGTTATTGAGTTCGTAAATATTCTTGTTAAGTTTAGTAAATATAACTATATGACGttttatcatatttttcctTAATTGAGAGCAGTTGAGATTAAGCTTTAAAATATGAATTACGTTCTGATACGAGCTCGAGAAATTAAATGTGAACTAATTCGAGCTAAGTTCAACATCGAACTTTCAATTCTTTTAGTGAAATTTAACAGAATACTATGTTCACTCGATCTGCTAGATTAAATGGTCACACCATTGACCCCCGCTGAGAGGAGTTTCTAGGTCCGCACCACGTTCGCGGTCGAAACACAGGAAGCCATAGTCGCTGCTCATTCTAGGGgcatacaaaaaaaatcgaaaatcgccCAGAATCGGACCGGCCCAAAACCATTGGTTCTTAAGAGAAATGGTCCAGTTTTCAGTTCCGCCCACCCGTCCACCGGGACTGGACTggtaatatatataatttttaatttaaaaaattaaaaaatcctaaatccctAATCCGAAACTCAATCATCCGGTCTCAAACTCTCATTCTCATCTCggtctctactctctctctctttctccttagACTCTTAGTTTCTCACTCTCACCCCGGTCCCTTCGTCTCTGGCTCCATCTTCGTCTCTCGACTTCCATCAACTCATGGCCTTGACTCCCATCAACTCACAACCGCACATTCAATCGTTCAtcacctccctctctcgctcttgATCACCTCCATTTGCCAAACGTTTGAATCCCTAATCTCAATCTAATCACTCAATCATTAATTTCAATCTCTATTTGGTCGGTGAGCTTGGTGGGACCGGTTTCATGGACCCATTCGAAAACGGGGATCGGACCGGTGGTCCATTTCCAGGTGGATCCATGGAATCAATGAGCGTTCccggtttcaatttttcaaaaccgaTCCCTAGTAGGCAACTCCCGGTTCTAAGGTGGAAATCGCGTACCTaaaccatgctcatccctagttCATTCGAACGAGCCCGCCATTCGTCCACACCATCGGATGCAAGTTGGGATGAAGCTGGGATTTCCCACGCCATGACACCCCGACGAATTCATACCCTTTAATGAATTGGAATTTATAATAAAGACTTACTGTTATACTAACGGTTTGTTTTgggccataaaaaaataaataacaattaattaaaatttattatcaTGTTAActctttaagaatttatgactCACAACACACTCTTATTATCATAGTTATTCAAAGAATGTTATGCTACAAAAGTCCTTtataatatggaaaaaaaaaaagccaaaagaaaagaaaaataaatgagacagagagagattccGACACCGTTTCTGGACGTATCCTGTTCTTTTGCATCACGTCATAGAAGagaattttagagagagagagagagagagagagaggcgtttTGAGGAAAGGGCTCGCGATCCAGCAATTATGTACAGTGACAGGGGGCCATACCCTGCATCCCACATCATTCCCTTTTGGTCGATGCTTGATACCATAAGCTTGAATAATAGCTCATTGCTAGGCCCAAAAACAAGTGGGTCGAATCTATTAGGGTCGGGTTACAAATGTATCAATCTATATTGACACATTTAATCcattttaactaattttttgggaaaaattgtccaagaagTCACAAACCTAtcgtacttttgtcaattgaatccatccaatcaattttagccTGAGGTCATTGACATGACGCCAACCAGTTCTAacttagacattttttttattattttaatattttttttgttttctccttttctttttctttagttaCTGTGGGGTCACCTTTCTAGCATCAAAGTGCGGTTGCCCCTCCTATTGCTCCCCCTTAATCTGTATGGTTATGGAACCAACCTTAATGCTGAAGAAGTGGAAATCACATCAGTGTAGTGCAGCTGAGATCCGTGGTGGAGCAGTAGTTCGCTCTCTATGTATTACGCAGAAAACATGTAAAACCCAAATGCGTGAGGACTGCAGAGCAATGCAGCATGGATACGAACTGCCATTTCAACATAATGCTGAAGCACTTGGGAAAATTACATTCGCAGAAGGATATTCCCCTCAAATTGCACTAGACATGTAAGATCCCAGTAACTTTACAATCcgcaaaaattttatttgaccACAATCCCCACACTAAAAAAGTGCTGCACTTCCCCAGCTGCCAGGCCTCTAATATAACAATGGGCGAAAAACAGCTGATGACAGAAAGCAGAAACGGTAATTTTGGTCGCCGGTTCATATACATGTTTTTATGCGGATTGGCACCTTATTTCTCCTTAGCTAATTAAATGAACTAGAGGACCGATGAACGAATCTGACGAGCCCCATAGAATTCTGTGTCCTTATTAATAGCTGCAcgagaggaaaatcaaataagcACTATTCCTTAGCCGCGGCAAAGCAGTCAGGAAACTCATCAACCCTTTCCTACTAATTTTAAAGCAAGACGATCGATCTGCCTCCGCCAGTGGAAAGCAAAATATCTGCTTAATACTGCTAGCAGATCCTCTTTGAGAATGAAAATGTCAATGGTGCATTCTTCAAGCTAGAAATATCAAATAACTCCATGAACCTTTGATCTGAAACTCTCGCTTTCGCTGCTGCAAACCGCTGATACTCGTCGAATATGGATGAAAGGCACCATCTCTGCAGTTTCCTCAAGCAGCCTACCAGACAGCCAGTGCGGTGCTGCACATAGAAGGGTAATCCCCAAAAGTCAAAacacatttttaaataaaggtcGCGGCATTAAGTAGCTATATAGATGAAGCAACATACCTTTCCTCTCTTACAGTGAATTAGAATAGGATGATTCCTTACATCTGCAATAAAAATGGTAAGAAGAAACATTAAGAAAGACCCTCGAACAAAatttgattactgcattcggATAAATATAGGAGGAGAGTGAATAATTGTCATACCAAGTAGAACCTTCAATGCCTCACGAACTGTCTCCTCTGGGATATATACAAAAGGTTCCTGAAAGCACAACCATGGTGACTACTTTTGAATGCTCAACATCATATGTATCTATCTTCTTTCATAGTCATTATTACTCTAGTCTCTAGAGTAGCTAATGATAAAATATAAGGTCTGCGAAAAATAAGATTTGAACAACTTAGCAATAACGAAAATCATGAATGCACATATTTAACCCTAAAGGAAATGCAGAAAAGATAAACTACTTAGACAGAACAACTCAAATGGACCACCAATGCTAGTGCATGCATACGAAAACAAAtccagagaaaaataaataaataaaccagCCTGAGGAGTTCTCATCTTTTAATCCAATTGCCTACACTTGTCGAACAACGGAAACCAATAGCAACAAAGTTGGGGTTTGTCAATTTATTAGCTTGTAACCCATCGAGAGAAGTTCTAAACCAAGTAAAACATGGACATTTTATTCCAATTTTTTGCCCAGAAACATGTATCTCTGCAATTATTGTTTAGCTATAAGgaagagtttcttttttttggtcggaaataaGGAAAAGTTTACAAGCCAGAATCTTCTATAGTTTAAATTCATGCGTAGCTTGTATTTTCACATTTCGTCCTAAGAAGGCTGAAAAAAGTAACCAACTTGTCCTCACAAAATGCTAAGTTCTAGATGCAAATCTAGTGATCTGTATTCGTTCACTCATCATACTCGAGTCAACATCCAAGGATTGCAAATTCAGTATTTAGTATCTTTCACTCCGAAACCGTCACAAATCAACGTACTGCAGTATGAAAACTTAAGAAACATAAGCAACAGACAAGTTTATGCATTCTCTGTGTTCTTtttgcaaactctctctctaCATATATACCCGTGTGTGCGTGCGTGTGTGCGTGTCCTAAAAATAGCTAGTAGAAAGAGGAAGGCCCTCAATAAGATCACTCATTGAGCAAGAATCAATACCATCAaggaaaattcaaatctttaCAGCCAAACTGTAGATTCCAAATTGTATTCAGGATCTGAGCTCTCGAACTTAGTTGCTTTGGGTTACTTGAttggaaaaattagaattaaataAGGAGAGACGTTTCAATTTCAGAATGTGATAAGATAAGGCCGAATgacaaaagcaacaaaaaaaaaa is a genomic window containing:
- the LOC115747637 gene encoding tyrosine-protein phosphatase DSP1-like isoform X2; the encoded protein is MCKKIEVAVVDHRDPSPAAGEEFLHFTPPLNFAPVDNGIFRSGFPDSANFSFLQTLGLRSIIYLCPEPYPEANVEFLKSNGIKLFQFGIEGYKEPFVYIPEETVREALKVLLDVRNHPILIHCKRGKHRTGCLVGCLRKLQRWCLSSIFDEYQRFAAAKARVSDQRFMELFDISSLKNAPLTFSFSKRIC